Genomic window (Lutra lutra chromosome 2, mLutLut1.2, whole genome shotgun sequence):
accccagatcacatgctctactgactgagccagccaggtgcccttggctATGTACAGTTTTACTTTATGCCTTAAAACTTCCAATTATTACCATCTAAAGTATTTCTGTGGCAGCTAAGTCATTATAAGTGTAAAAAACAGGAAGAGGTCTACTTTGTTAATAAATGAAATGTCTGATGAACAGTAAGGCTCTGCTATTTTTGGAGACATTTATGTTTACATTCAGTTGAAAACCATTATAATTCATTATAATTACTGCAGAGTTAAATAACACCATTTAAACTACAGGCTGATTTCCTCTACTGCCATAGTTAATcacaattacttcttttttttttaaaagattttatttttatttatttgacagacagagcgagagaatacaagcaaggggaacagaggggagtgagaagcagaccccccgctgagcagagagcccaatgtgggactcgatcccaggatgctgggatcatgacctgagcccaaggcagacgcttaaccgactgagccacccaggcgccctcacaatGACTTCTTAAGCTTTGTCTACACTTGCCTAAAAGTATTACACGACCTCCAGCACGTTTTCAAAGACCTTCACTGTACTCCTTTGTACTCCATGGGTAGAGTCTGTACCCCGTCTCCAGAGGTGGACGCTTCTGAAGCTTTGAACATCTGAATGCCTCCAGGACATTCTGGAGTTTTTAAAGAAGTAGCCATGACGACAAGCTGTTTCCTCTTGTCTGCCTGATGAAGTCCATGGACATGTGGTCACTCAGACTTAGTTTGACCTTTAGGGAAAACTGAAATCCTCCTTCCAAAATGAATTTGGTTTTACTTTCTAGATTGCACtaggtgagggaaaaaaaaaatttccagccTCAGTTTTAAGACCTCTCCTTGTacgtaaaattcttttttaaaaaagattttatttatttatttgacagagagagagcgcgcacaagcagggggagcggcagggagagggagaagcagactgctgctgagcagagagcctgacacagggctcgatccctggaccctgggatcatgacctgagccgaggcagatgtttaaccaactgagccacccaggtgcccctgtacataaaattctgaaaacaacactcttttccatttattatattaaaatgaaatcaaaaggtacaaacttccttTGTacaaacaaactttattttttttataaaataaagtcgTCTTGGGGATATAATGTATAGTATGGTGACTGCagtaaataatactgtattatgcATTCGAAGGTTGCTGAGAGAGTGGATGTCacaaattctcatcacaagaaaaaaatctgtatctataCGTGGTGAGGGAAGTTAACTAGACTTAGTCCTTTTGCAACATATGCAAATACCCAATCATCGTGGTGTACATCTGAAAGTAACATACTATTACCtgtctattacaaataaaaatagatacatatcaCGAAACACAGGCAACAAGTGATTCCAAAAAACAATTTAGAATGTAGTAAAAAGTGGGAGATTTATGGGATGCACCTTATCTATTCAGACCATTTGGGATGATTTGCTACAAAGCAATGGGTAGAAGTCAGCGAGtggttaggaaggaaggaagcccgAACAGTCTGTAGTTAGTCTTTCGGTAATTTGCGTTTCTTTGGTCCCCAGGCTTCCTGATCCAGGGCATTCACTTTCAGGGGCCAGAGGCTGGGAGCAGCAAGGTCTCTCCTGGCCTAAAGACAGTGAGTAAACACAGAGtgactccccacctccccaacagGATTCATCTTACTCAGAGGATGGCTGTGGTCTGCTCACTTCTGTGCTTGTGCAAGGCTACGCAATGTCTGAGCCTCAGAGGTGTGCCGCTGTCCCGCTGCACATCACTGTCACACTGCACTGTGGAAGGGGGGGGATCTGTCACCGACTACCTGGGGCTCACATCCTGCCTCTCCGACTTCCTGGGATTGGAGGTACCATGGGATCGTGGCGAGGCTCACAGGACTGTCCTGAGAAGCAACGTAATACATGTGAAGCATTCAGCGTAGGGCCCTCGGGAAGTACTCAGTGATTTGCGGAGGCCTTAGATCAATGCTTCCCAAAAGTGGGTCTTGAGCCTACTTTCAAAGGCAATATTTGATATCATGATCCAAGAGACACACAAACACTCATATAATAATACTAGAAATAATGACCCTGCTTATACAGTGCTCACTATATGTGGACTGGGCATTGCAGCGGCAGGATTTGAGTCCAAGGGTCCTGGTAATGTAGTGCTTTCCGTTGCCACCCTCCCTGCGGCCTTGTATTTGCCGGACGTGGGAGAAGCAAAAATTTCAGCAGTCACTAGCAGCTCCCACTGAGAGGGACACATAATGAGAATTCctattccactgtatatttcatttcattaaaaaacaagcaaacaaaacactgACCTTAACCTTTTAAATCAATTCCATGACTCAGGACACATGGTTTGAAAAATACTGTAAGGGtgtatgaaaatgttttggaaacatAAGGAGAAAGTTAAGCAAAAACATGTGTCTCGTCTTGGGGGCTTGACCATGTTACTGTGCACGGCAGACCTCAAAAACAGCGACAAACCAAAACAGGAGTACATGGAACATTTCCTAAATTCACGAAGCCTCCCCCAGTGGCCTCAGCCGCTCCTTGAGGCGGGGGTACTCATTTGTTGGCTTTTTCACGGGATTTCTGTGACTGTCAGACAGGAACGGGAATCGGACGGGAGAATGGTTGTGCGTCAGCCCTCAGCTCCCACCTCTTCTCCAAACATCCCTCCCCTTGAAAAGTCTAAAAGCGCAGAAACCAGCTTTAAGAATAAATGATTCTATTACGTGCAAGAGAGCAGATTCGAGGACGTGGAAGAACACACGCTCGCACGGGGCCGAGCATCTAAACTGCTCTGGACCTTGCTTATTCTGCGGGCGAgcaaatacatataaattaaaaagggaaacttAATTTTTAGAGTGGGCTGGAACTTCAGCATAAAACACCTTCTTTAGAGTAAATGCTAGTGTTTTGGTAACAATAGGATGACAGAGTGAAATTTAAATTCTGGGTCTATCACTGCCTATTTCCACTTTCTTCCAAAGAATAATTGccaacaggggcccctgggtggctcagtcagttaagggtccaactcttcatttcagctcaggtcatgatctcagggttgtgaggtcgagccccacgtcggactccatgcttagtgcagagcctgcttgggattttcttgctctttctccctctgcccctccccccaaccactcatgttctctaaataaataaataaataaataaataaaatcttaaaaaaaaaaaaagaattgccatcAAATGTTATCTCTACAGGAAACAGGTAAAGACAGTTTAGAGCTACACCATCCAGCATGATAGCCACTAGtcccatgtggctatttaaattaattaaaattaaataaaaactagaatCAAGTCCCTCAGTTGTACGAGGCACATACcaagtgctcaacagccacatgtggcttgtgGCCAGCACCTCGGACAAATGATGGAATACAGAACGTTTTACTGGACAGCACCAATATAGAGAAAGGCCATTTGCAGAGGCTAAAAGAAAAATGCTGATTTCTTAATCGCTAGAAGAATTCCAAGCCCGACTCAGCAGTGCTGGCTTGACTTGCTCCACAGCGAGGTTGGTCTGCCGGAAGATTCCACCACAGTCTCGCACTATCATTGCAACTGCTCGTCCGAAATCTCTTCGCATGGAGACTTGCCATTGCCAAGAAGCTATCTTTCGCCATCCCACCACACCAGGAAAGGGTATTTGGCGAAAACAACAACTTGTTAGAGTTCTACTAACTTATAAGCTCGCTTGAAAGTACTCAGAACAACTGGTGAGAAGCCATGGAGACACAGGCCactggcagagccaggaggagAAGTCTGCCGTTGGAGTTAGGGAGGCACTTCTGCCGTCAGCTCCGGGTAAAACCTTTATTACACACCAGAGTGTGCTCCTCGCCTTGTCGTGAACGTGGGCCCAGATTCAGTAACACTTGGTGTTTGTATCGCACTTTTGAGAGCTTTAGCTCAAATCTTACTTCAGCCTCTCAGAACCTGATCACCACTGTGGGGTGGATTCTGGGAGCTACAGACACTGCTGGTGACGGGGGACACTGAGAGGTCATACGTTATCCTGTCAGTGTCTGTCTTGCTTCATTGGTTCCTGAAATGATCCCCAGTGGCCAGAGTTTCGTGGGAGCAAATGGCTCAAACTGCAGGCCCCGCCAGCTTCCCCGCGTGGGGACCGCAGGCCCTCCGGCTCTGGCCCGCTGGACGGCGGAGGTGCGCTCCGGTCACCGGGGAAACGAAGCAGGGCACGGACAAGAGTGTGACGCAAAGTGCTGTCCCTGTGGATGACTGCAGAGCAGGTGCCGTGAACGGACACCCCGCAAGGTCACGGCACACACGGGTGTGGTGGATCCAGAACAGAGCCTGACACCGGGCCTTACTGGGTTCGCACAATCACTGCCCAGCGCAACTCCCCCTGCGCGCAGCAAACTCTAAGGGGATTTGATGAGAAATCTGTGCCTTGAGCAACGGCTACAAAGATACTTTAACCTGGATTTAAACAACCCAGACGGCCTCGTGCTAGCGGCAGAGTGAACGTCAGTCCGAGGTCTGCAGCACCGACCCAGGGGTGGCCCCCGCGGGCCGCACTTCGTTCCCTTCCGTCTACCATGGCCAGTGCCTGAGCGTCCAACCTGGGGAGCAAATCCAGAACCGACCGGCCGAGCCGCGGCCCCCAGAGGAAACGCGCCGCCCCTTAGGAGGCCGCAGCCTGGAAACGTCTCCGCGACGCCGAGGGAAGACAGTGCGGATTCGTGCACGACGGCTGAGCCCCAAACTCTCTGATCTGCAAATACCCACGCGTGAGCCCAAGTTCTTCCTCAAAGCCGTAAGCGGGTCCGCTCGCTAACGGCCCCCGCGGGGTCTCCAGAGTCGCCCTCGCCTGCGGCCAGGACGGCGGGGGCAGCCGCGCGCCCCGAACCCTGCCCGGGTCGGAGCAGACACGCCCAGCGGGAGCTCGCACCGCCGTCCGGCCTCGAAACCCCCACAGGCCGCCCCGGCTCTTGCGGACGCGCCCCGAGCACGGCCGGGCCCCGCGCTGTGGGCCGGGCACCGCGGGCCGTCCGTGGGGCGTGGGGACCCCGGGGGGCGCTCGGGCGGGACGCGCGGACGCGAGCGACGAgcaccagcagggagcctgagtctCACGCGGGAGCGACACTCCTCCGAGGCGGAGAAAACCGCGCGCCGAGTCTCCCTCCGCCACCCGGAGCGACTCGCTCCCACGGACGAGCGGCCCCGGCAGCCCCCCCGCGCGGAGAAGCCGAAAAGTCCGCGTCCTGCCCGCGTGCGGCCGGAGAGACGGCGCGGctgtgcggggcgggggggcggcgtGCGGGGCGAGGCGAGCTCGTGCCGCCCCCGGTCCCTCCCCGGCCCCTCCCGGGCCCTCCCCGGTCCCCCGTCGCCCGAGCCGGCCCGACTCGGCGAACGGTCAAGTGAGCCGCGGCGGCAGGAGCCCCGGAGGCCGAACCTGGGGTCGCTCCCGACCGAGTCCATCGGGCAACAAAGGGCCGGGCCGTGCGCGGGGGGCGGCGCGTGGGGACACCTGTCACCGCGCGGGACGGGGCCGCGGCCGGCGGGCGGCGCAGGGGCTCGGCGGACAGACTGCGGCGGCGGGGACCGAGGCGCGGGGGACAGGCGGGGGCAGCTCCGGGCGCGGCCGGACACGCGCGTCTCCCCAGCGGGGGCTCGGCCGGGCAGACCCGCGCCCGGGGCGCTGCGGGACTGGGGCAGGGCGGAGCGGGGCCCCCGCGGCCGGGAGGACCCCGGCGCCCCAGTCCCGCAGCAGCGCCCGCCGCCCCCGGTCTCCGCCTCCAAGCTGGGCGCGGAGCCGGCCCCCGCCCCCGGATGCCCCGCGTCCCCCGCTGCCTCGCGCCCCCGCTGCCCCGCGCCCCCCGCTGCCCCGCGGCCCGGCGGAGGAGGGGGCGCCGCGCCTACCTGGTCGGGAGCGGCGGGGCCGCGGTCGCCTGGCGGGGCCGTGACCTGCGGCGGAggcagcggcggcggcgaggCGGGCGCTTCCTTCAGGAAGGGGTGGGACCTgcgcgcccgcccgcccccgccgccgctgcCCGCACCCCGCTCCTCCCGGGGTCTCCGCCGCGAGGCCGCCCCCGAGAGCcgagcccccgcccccccccgagCCTCCGGCCGccgtccccccccacccccgggccccGAGTTCTTACCGGGCGCTGCGCCGCGCGGCACCGCCGAAGCGCCGCGTTCCCGAGCCCGCGTGGacgcgcccgccgccgcccgggGACGGGCAGGACGGAACGTGCGACCCTCCGCGCGGAGGCGATTCTCCGCGACCCGCGGTGACCTTCCGGATGCTGCCTCGGGTCCGCGCCCGCGGGTCTGCACCAGCGGCCGGGGCGGCTCCCCCCGCGGCAGGAGCGCGTCCCGCCCGCTTCCGACCCCGCTCGGCCGCGTCAGGGTGCGGGGAGACCGCAGTCCCGCGTCCTAGTCGCCCCCGCGCCCGACCTCGGCCGACCGGGCGCCGCGCCGGGGACCTCGGGCAGCCGCGAGCGACGCGCCATTGCTCCCCCGCCCGCGCGGGCTCCGGTTCCTCGCGGCCCCGCGGGaggacccccgcccccaccccaggacgGCCGCGGGCCGGGGGCGCCGGGCCACGCCCATCTCCTTTGGTCCGTGGCGGCTCAGGGCGCAGGGTTCAACCCCCGGCCCGACCCtctgcgcccctcccccaccggccCTGCTCACCCGGCGCGCGCCGATGTGCTGCTGCGTCCTCGGGGCCACCAGCCCGCCGCCTCTCGACGCCAGGGACCCTCCCCGAGCAGTGTGGGTGCGGCCCACCTGCTCGCAACGAAACTCCTGCTCGTCTGGACTCCCCTGAGGGTGTGCGCTGGGTCAGCCCGCGCGTGTCTGCGGAGACGGTCCCTCATCACACTCTCCACGGGATCCGTGAGTCCCTCCAAGTCCCATCCGTGAATGACCCCAGCCCGGTGTGAGAGCCTCCCCCTCCACACGCCTCGGGCCCTACACTTCTCTCTGCAGTGCCTGAAGGAACCCGCTAGCCAGACCTTCTACCGTCTCCCAGCCCATTCTCCCAGAAGTTCCGGATCCATCCAAACAGCTCATGACCCCTCCTGACACTGCACACCAGAACCGCCCGCGAAggctttaaaagaataaaaaaaaatacaagagccTGGTCCCAGCTCAGACCCCAGAGTCAGGAcccgggaggaggaggggtggcaGGGGAAGGTACTTCGCAAAGAGCCCCAGATGATTTGACCGGCCTATGACTAAGTCCCTGCCTTTCTTGGAGAAAGGGTCCCCGATTTatagaatgtccttcctttttcttttctccacaggAGGATTGAGAACCCCTGCACTATGTTTAACTTATTTGAGATGTCGTTGTCACTTAGAGTCGGGCCCACTCTTGCTTAAGAAACCAACTTGGATTTGCAAGGATGGCAGGCTCAGCGCCACTTGCCAGCAACACCCAATCACTGCCACCTTCCTTTCCAAAATGTCCATCCAGATAAGCCCCAAGTGTGAATTAAACTGTATTCCCGACAGTGATACCGACAactaaaatattatgttaaaatacTGGCCACAAAGGAGCGCTGGTTGCTGTGACCAGGTCTGTTACTGTCATGAGCCATCTAGTGAAACTTCTAGAGAACTGATGACCAACAAAACACAACTTTATCTATGCTTTTATCTCCTTTTATTGCTCTTGGAACTGCACGCATTAAAATGTGTTCATTCTGCACTCAATATGACCTGCGCTATTTTAAATCACGTATGGGCGTAAGATCGAAATACTTTCCTAGAAccagttgtctttttaaaaaatgtacataaagaTTCATCCTGTGTTCTTAAATGATTTGTTGACAGTGTTCCAAAACACTTCGGGCTTTGAGGAAAGGGCTAAGTACAGAACGAATAGGGTTTAAGGCCTGCCAGTAGACGCCAGCCACAGCCACGGTGGGACAGGATGGAGATCATTATGCAGAGACATAATCAGTCCCCAGGACCACTATGAGGCACCATGATTCTGACACCGCGCTACTGACCGGCGTTCGGTGAACAGCACAGGTGTCCACCAGTCTGAGTAGGGGCCATGGCTCTTCTGATATTAGACCTGGCTATCTAACAGAAACCACAACAAAACATGCGGAATTCTAAGAAATTCTGTACTTtgctcatttcctttctcttaggCAGCCAGTTTGTGGTTGTTTATGATGCAAATCAGGTCCCTTGTTTGATTGGAAAAGCAGGGAAGCACGACTTATAAATAACACtgccggggttctgggatccttGCTGTGGCTGGAGTTGCAGTATATCTTGTTGTAATAAAACTCTCTGTACCAGGAAGTTAGTGCCAGCCACCGATAATTCAAGTAGTCTCCGATAAACAACAAAACTATGCAAAGTTTGTTGAAACGGCATTTGATCTTTTCCAACATCTACCTGTTAAGGAATCTTTATAGGGACcattggaaagagaaagagaatacgTTTGGTAACAGGATGTTAAAATGGgagctataggggcgcctgggtggctcagtgggttaagctgctgccttgggctcaggtcatgatctctgagtcctgggagggagtcccacagcgggctccttgctcgtcagggagcctgcttccctctccacctctacctgccactctgcctgcctgtgtactcacttgctctctctctctctctctgacaaataaataaataaaatctttaaaaataaaatgggagctattatttcatttccatttgacaGATGCCCCACACACCAGTCGTAAGCCTCTCTCACCTTCCAAGCAAGGCGCAGGGCGGTGATTTGGGACTTGCAAGGGGGACTTGCAAGGGGGTGTTCCCTTAACGTCTCACTTACCTGGGAGATGTCCGAAGGTTGAGGTGGGGGTTGGTGAGGCCACTTGGGTCAGAGAAGGGTTTCTATAGAGGGACTGAAGATGTCTAAGAGGTCCCTCctatgcccccccaccccccagggacAGGTCGGAGGGGGCTTTCCTCTCACCTTAGGTCTGGCGACAGGCACTCCAGGCAGAGTTCTCGGAGAGCCTGGGATGTGTCTCCTGCAGTTTGGGGAACGCCATGGGCCGGTGTCTACCTCATGCTTGAGAAATCTAAAAGGCCAGAGTTGGCAAACGTGGCCTGAACACAGGGTAGAGACCGTGGTAGGGGAAGCAATTTACTCCCACGGAAAACAAGTCTGGAGAGGGTGAGACAGCGTGGGCTTGACTTTGATCCTCCCCAAGAGGCTTGCCTGGAAAGGCAACACCTCCAGAGGTTTGTCTGCAGGTGGCGGGGGCCCAGGCAAGACTGGAAGGCCGCCAGTCAGAGGCAAAATGAACTTGCTCATGCCCAGGACGTGGGGGGCAAGAGATGGCTCTGCAGGGAGGTAGGGGTGAGGGAGGCTTTGGCAAACCCACCAAACTGCCCATGAGAGAAAGCACCGGTCAGAAACCTCTGTCGGCCCCGGAGAGGCCGAGCCGGCTAGAGCCCCCCAaagtcttcctttctctctccacagCTCACTCTTTCCTTCGTCAGCCCTGGAGGACTAGGCAGCCtcgggagggggaaggaggggagaagcccAGGCTGGGAGAAACACAGGAGCAGCCATCGCTCCCCTTCGCCTCTGGACTATGGAGTTTTTACTGTGACGTGTTCAGCCCTCATGGATCTAGGCCTGTATTTTCGACTAAAAGTAACCAGAGGCCCTTTTTGTTATTTGAGATCGACCCCAGGAGGCACAAGGCCCACATGGCAGCTCCCCTCAGGGGTGGTCGAGTAAGTAGCCCCGCAGGGAGCATCCACAGGCGCGACAGGGGACAGGAAGGCTGTTTTCTGGTGGCACCGCGGGTCCCGCCACGTCCACACGGCAGCCACACACTCAGATTCGCTTTCCGCCCTCTGCCTCGCGCCTTGAAGCTTCTGAGGGCGTCTCGTTTTGGCATCTTCCTCGAATTACCAATAAGGGGCGCGTGTCAAGAAAGCCCTCCCCGGGGAAACCCCTTGTAGCCCAAGCTCACCGACCAGACAGTTTGAGAAGCGAGGGTCTTGGAGTAAAACGTCTAAGTGGATCTAAATGTTGGTTTAACGTCTCCTAAGGAGCGGGCGGTCGTACTTGCCTCATCTCCAAACGGCTGGGATTAGGTCAAAGGTATCTCTCAGTCAGAAAATGCTACATTTGAAAGGCTACAGCCACATACGGCATGTCCTAGGTCAAGGACATGGTCATTTTTCAGAGTCTGCCGCGGCCTGCAGGGCTGCTCAGTGGTAAGGGACAAGGATTTCCTCGGTGTCGAGGGACACACACAGTGGTGCCTTCCTGTGGAGGCGGACACGTGGCTGAGGTTGGTGCCATCACCTTGGTGACGGTTTCCGTGTTCTGTACTTGGCAACTGGGTTGTGGGAATCCCCAAGCCCTCGTCCGCATTGTCTGGAGCTCTCGGTGTCATCGTCTCGTTCACTTGCTCCTGTGGGAGAGCAAGAGGTCCGTGACTGGTGCTCAGAGGGAAAACCTTGAATAAACGCCAgattctgtattttgaaattcacTGTGGCCCCATTTCCCCTATTTGAACTAAGAGACTGTTGTTTGCTGCAAGGGCATAAGCCAGAAAGTGTGACCGGTTTTGATTTCAATCAATCCCCTCTCTTTTAGGCCTTTCGCCAACATGCATTAAGTTTATGGAAGCCGTCCATTATGTATCtgataaaaaaatactttctacaTCAGAAAGTATTAATCAGAAATTAGAAAGATTAATCATTTTATAGCATGATATTCTTTTATTACAAATGGCTGTTTTTGAGGAATTTAgatcattctactttttttttttttaaagatttatttactcgtgtagagagagagcgtgagagcaagtgcaagcagggagaaggtgaggggggaaggacagaatctcaagcagactccccaccgagcacggagcctgacctggggcctgacttggggcttgaacccacaaccatgagatcatgacctgaggccaaaccaagagtcaaatgcccaactgactgagccacccgggcaccccaggaCGTAGACCACTCTCACTCAGTCTTCTGAAGCTCCAGCGAGAGGTGTTGCTTCCAGCCCTGTGGTTTCGgtgtctctctctgctgcctgccctCAGCTGCCCCAGCCTCTACCCTAGACCTTGCCAGGACCAGCAACCAGAGTTAACATGGAAGAGAGTTGGGGCCCTCGGGGCTCCTGCCTCAGTGTACACTCTGAGCTGGCTGTTAACTATTTCAATGATCACCCCCAGATGGGGGCTCAATTTCTCTTcaccaaacaaaaccaaccaaccaaacaaaaccccccacctttttattttttctaattctctcctctctccccactcttaGAATAGGAAAGTCCTTAATCTACTTCCAAGCTTAACTCGGTATACCAGTTGTTattctcatttctgtctcttcCAAGACTCTCTCTTCAGGCTAAACCTTCCCTCTCAGATGCCTATAAACACGAGCGTGTTTCCTCCATCCTAAAGATGCCTTCCACAGAAACTGCTTTCTCAGTCAAATTCCTATTTCATTACTTCCCTTCCCCTCGataagaaatttttcaaaagtatagTGTTCTCTTGCTACTTCCTCTCAGTCTGGTCTTTGATTAACTCTCAGCCCCCCGAAGTCTGGATTCCACACCCACTCTGTGGAAAACGCTCCCTTACCGATGCACAAGGAATGATCTTTCAGACCCCCAGTGCCACTGGGGCTCTGTGACCTGCTTCACCACGCTGTCCTCTTTGAAACTGGCTCGTCCTTCCCTTTCTGGCACGTTGTCACAATCCCCTAGATTTCCTTTGTCCTCTCTGGCTACTTCCTCACATATTCCTTTACAGGAAAGCCGGTATGGGAATGTGGTCTTCGAGGGGTCTTCTCTCTTCTAACACTGTGGTCTCTCCCTCTGTATAATGTTATCTTTCCAGATGACTCCCCAAAGCACTCATCTGTCATGGGTCTCTGTCTGATGAGCCAACCAACACCTCCACCTCAAAATCAAGTTTTAGGACCATCACCTTATTTGTAGACCAGCCTGGACTCTTGAAGTAGCAACAactccttttctcttccagtgATCTCATCTTCACCTGGTAACTCAGTCCTATTCTTGCTCTACTTATACAAAATCTTAGGAATCTGTCCCCTTTTCATCTGCATCGCTTTGGGGCCAGCCCTCATCACCTCCGGCAAGCACAACTGCCttatttcctctttctgcctCCACTCTCTCCCCTATTCCAATTCCTTTTCTTGCTGTCCCCCCAAatcttttaacataatttttaaatttttattttttaaaagattttatttatccatttgagagagagagagagagagagcatgagaggggagaaggtcagggggagaagcagactgcccacagagctgggagcctgacacgggactcgatctagggaccatgacctgagctgaaggcagtcgcttaaccaactaagccacccaggcgccctaaaataatttttattttcttcctttatttcactttctttggaTACATGGTCCTATACGcctaattaaaaagtgaaaaaaatccacttttgTATAAAGTAAAAGTTAATAGTCTCCCATTGTCTTTAT
Coding sequences:
- the LOC125094209 gene encoding basic proline-rich protein-like, with amino-acid sequence MIPSGQSFVGANGSNCRPRQLPRVGTAGPPALARWTAERQSERQSEVCSTDPGVAPAGRTSFPSVYHGQCLSVQPGEQIQNRPAEPRPPEETRRPLGGRSLETSPRRRGKTVRIRARRLSPKLSDLQIPTREPKFFLKASRPRLRPGRRGQPRAPNPARVGADTPSGSSHRRPASKPPQAAPALADAPRARPGPALWAGHRGPSVGRGDPGGRSGGTRGRERRAPAGSLSLTRERHSSEAEKTARRVSLRHPERLAPTDERPRQPPRAEKPKSPRPARVRPERRRGCAGRGGGVRGEASSCRPRSLPGPSRALPGPPSPEPARLGERSSEPRRQEPRRPNLGSLPTESIGQQRAGPCAGGGAWGHLSPRGTGPRPAGGAGARRTDCGGGDRGAGDRRGQLRARPDTRVSPAGARPGRPAPGALRDWGRAERGPRGREDPGAPVPQQRPPPPVSASKLGAEPAPAPGCPASPAASRPRCPAPPAAPRPGGGGGAAPTWSGAAGPRSPGGAVTCGGGSGGGEAGASFRKGWDLRARPPPPPLPAPRSSRGLRREAAPESRAPAPPRASGRRPPPPPGPEFLPGAAPRGTAEAPRSRARVDAPAAARGRAGRNRPGRLPPRQERVPPASDPARPRQGAGRPQSRVLVAPAPDLGRPGAAPGTSGSRERRAIAPPPARAPVPRGPAGGPPPPPQDGRGPGAPGHAHLLWSVAAQGAGFNPRPDPLRPSPTGPAHPARADVLLRPRGHQPAASRRQGPSPSSVGAAHLLATKLLLVWTPLRVCAGSARACLRRRSLITLSTGSVSPSKSHP